GGATAGAGTATTAGAACGGAAAGATCCATTAGATAATGAACTATTAGTATTAGTTCTAAGCCATCTCTGGCGATGAATCAACAATTCGAAGTGCTTTTCTTGCGTATTCTTGATCAACCAGCGTTGATATATAGATGTAGGAGAATTTGTTTGGGAAGTAATAAGTCCCTTTGACATCTCTTCATCTGCAAAAGATTCTCGACGTGAAAACACAGAGACAAAGGGCTGATCTTTGAATAGGAAAAAGAATTGATCTGCAGGGTCCCAAATGAATTGGCTTATTCGAAAAAACCCTTGTTCTTTGGAAGATCTATCTCGTGTCTGGTACTGCACGGTTCCACTCCGCAAGAACTCCGAATCATTCTCTTGAAGCTTATCCTCTTTATGATAAATGATCCGCTTGTCCCGAAATGACCTGACCCAATAGGGAAATCCCAATTTATTGGGCCTTTCGATAAAATCAAATAGATTGCCATGAGGGCGCCATAGTCTAGGAGCCCAAACTATGTGATTGAATAAATCCTCATCCTCCTTTATCTGTTGCAGGTCGAGGGTTCCTTCTCCTTCCCCTTCTTCAAACCCCGATTCGTATTTTTCATATAGAAATCTCTGATCAACGATAGAACAAGATCCATTTTGCATCATATCTAACTGATTCCTTGGTTCGGACCGAAGAAGCAATGTCACTCGATCATTATCAAACTGACTGCATTCTGTCCGTGAGTATCCCACCAGAGCGCTTTCTAATAGGCCATGAACTAGATCAGAATCATTCTCAACGAATCCATAAGAAGTGATCCAATTTTGTTCATCGGGTCCCCAAAGATCTTGAGCGACCGATCCGGCAGAACAACTCAAAAGATAAAGAAGTATCGTTAATTTCTTCATGCTCGTTCCAAGTTCGAAGTACCATTTGGACAAATAAGAATCCCCTTCCTTACATGATTTCTTCTTCATATAGATAGATATAGGATCTATGGAGCAATTACTTAGAAGTACATTTTGTGCAACAGCCCTTCCTATCTGATAGAAAAGGATCTCATGATACTGAACGGATCTTACCTGGGATCGCAAATCCCAAGTTTGTCTATGAAGAGCTGATCTAATTGTATTAGTGTCTATAATTGATTTCTTTTGTGTAATACTAATTGATAGGACCTCATTGGTAAGTGCTACAAGATCTCGTGCATTGGAACCCATGGTTATGGATCCGAATCCATTAGTATGGGACATTTTCTTTTCCAAGCGGAATCCCCTAGTATATGAAAGAATGAAAAAGTGCTTTCGTTGTTGTGGAATAAGAAGCCTTCGTATCTTAATGCATGTATTTGATTTATTCGGAGCTATTAGAGCGGGATCCACTTTTTGGGGAATATGAGTCGAAGCAATAACAAGAATATTTCTAGTGGAACATCTTTCACAATCCCTGGGGAGATGGTTCACTAATAGACCGAGGGATAAGTAATTCGACTCATTCACATAAAGATCATGAATGTTTGGAATCCATATTATGCAAGGAGACATTGCTTTTGCTAATTCTAATGGAAGGGTGATCTCAAATTGGTCTATTTTCGGCGTCATATACATAGTTAGCACATTCGGCATAGTTAGCAGCTCCGTATCAAGGTCATCATCGTCACGATCATCAATATCGATATCGTCACGATCCTCAATATCGATATCATCAATAAGATAACCTTGATTGTCATCCAGGAACTTGTTCGGAAATACCGTAATGAAGGGAACATAGGAGTTTGTCACTCGGTATTTGACAAAATATGATCGTCCAGTTCCTATAAAACCTATCACTAAAATACCCCTAGAAGGGGGTAGGGCTAAGCGGAGCGAAAAGGGTTTTCCATGAGATGGGAAATGAGAACTATTAGCCCCACACGGGGTTTGTGAATAAGTAATTGTCTGATAATGAGCAAGGAATATCCGTCTTTCTGCTAAACAGGATCTATTGAACTCATAATTCATTAGATACCTTTTTTGAATGTCAACTAAGTATCGTAAGTAAATGGATCCCGGTTGTTCAATCATTTGATAACCAGAGTCATTCTTTGATAAATGATCACTATGAGTCAGACTCAATAGAATTTGATCAATCCTTTTTTCTGTCGTTAAGGTGGAGAACTGAACTAAGAATTCTCTTTCTGCATCATCAATCCAATCACTGTTCGCGACCCAGGATTCTATTTGATCATCAATCCAATCACTGTTCACGTTTTTTCTTATCAATGAATAGATCTCTTTACTTGTACGACTTAGATGTCTCGTATTTCTCGAAAAAGTGATTGAATTGATGGGATTTGGTATGATACTTATGAGATAGATGATATCGATGAGATTGATATTCAAATCTTTCTTCTTAGAACGTATTGATTTGACCCCATAAGTGGGACCACCACTCAATAGCATGTTGCCACCAGAAGCAGAACTCCGTATTTCTTCCAGAGAATCTCCTAATTGTTCCAGAGCAACTAGAAAGAGATTCTTTAACCAGAAAGAATTCAGTTCAGGTGGAGGATACCTATCCAGAAGTTTTCGCAACTCAATCATGTATGATGGAATCATCAAAGATTTGATCTTTTCTAACTCTGTCTGTAACTCACTAGAGACTCGGGAAATAAAGAGAAGATGCGTACGAACGAGATATCCAGCAACAAGAAGAAGGAAAAGGATTGAATAGAGGAACTCCCGAGCATTTGGTGATCTCAGATGTGTCCACTTCAATGGAACGGGTGACTCATTATTTCGATGAATCATTTCTTCGGGCAGAAGAAGATTCTGTAAACACTTACTCGAAATCTCACTTATCAGATTCCATCGTGGAAGAATCGCCCACAATGGAATCTGAAGAATTGACCATGATATATCTGATCCATGCATAATATCATAAAAAAAGGATACAAATTTGTGACTGCTACTTAGTATCGGCAATGGGTCTGAAAAAGTATCTAAAAGGATGAAATTTATATATTTGCACCCTGCCGAAGTAAGGAACCATGGCATATACGTTTGGAACAGATTCCATTTTGAGAGATTTGAAAAAGCACTATCTCGTTGAAAGGCTCTATACATCTGCCGTTTCTCAACGCATTTCTTTAGACAAAGATTCCGTTTTTTTGCGGATGGTAAATCTTTCTCAGAACATGGAGTGTGAATCAAACCCATGTTTGAATTGAAACTGAGATACTGATGCAAGTTCTTCCCTTCTGAATCAGATAGATTCATATCTGAAAGAGGCTGACAATAAGTTGAAAGAGGCTGAGATTTGTACAAGTTATACGTTTCGTCACCACTTTGTGGAAAATCGTTAGGTATGAATATGTCAGATACCTGTGACTCGATTGGTGAAATAGTATCTCTCTCCAAAAAAACATGTTTTTTTTTACCGA
This region of Nymphaea colorata chloroplast, complete genome genomic DNA includes:
- the ycf2 gene encoding hypothetical chloroplast RF21, with amino-acid sequence MKRHQFKSCILELREILREIKNSRYFLDSWTKFDSVVSFTHIFFHQERFVKLLGPQTWSVLLSRDSQGSTSNRYFTFTIKGVVLLVVAVLIYRINNRNMVERKNLYLMGLLPIPMNSIGPRNDTLEESFWSPNINRLIVSLLYLPKGKKISESCFMDPKESTWVLPITKKCIMPESNWGSRWWRNWIGKKRDSSCKISNETVAGIEISFKEKDIKYLEFLFVSYMDDPIRKDHGWELFDRVSPRKKRNIINLNSGQLFEILAKHLICYLMSAFREKRPIEVEGFLKQQGAEATIPSNDIEHVSHLFSRNKWDISLQNCAQFHMWQFHQDLFVSWGKNQHESDFLRNVSRENLIWLDNMWLVNKDRFFSKVRNVSSNIQYDSTRSIFVQVTDSSQLKGSSDQSRDHFDSIRNEDSEYHTLINQTEIQQLKERLILWDPSSLQTERTEIESDRFPKYPSGYSSMSRLFTEREKQMNNHLFPEKIEEFLGNPTRSIRSFFSDRWSELHLVSNATERFTRDQKLLKKQQDVFSFVPSRRSEKKEMVDIFKIITYLQNTVSIHPISSDRGCDMVPKDEPDMDSSNKISFLNKNPFCDLFHLFHDRNKGRYTLHHDFESEERFQEMADLFTLSITEPDPVYHKGFAFSIDSYGLDQKKFLNEVFNSRDESKKNSLLVLPHIFDEENESFYRRIRKKWVRISCRNGLEDPKPKIVVFASNNIMEAVNQYRLIRNLIQIQYSTYGYIRNLSNRFFLMNRSDRNFEYGIQRDQIGNDTLNHITIMKYMINQHLSNVKKSQKKWFDPLISRTERSMNRDPNAYRYKWSNGSKNFQEHLEHFVSEQKNRFQVVFDRLRINQHSIDWSKVIDKQDLSKSLHFFLSKSLLFLSKSLTFFFVSIGNIPIHRSEIHIYELKGPNDQLCNQLLESIGVQIVHLNKLKPFLLDDHDTSQRSKFLINGGTISAFLFNKIPKWMIDSLHTRNNRRKFFDNTDSYFSMISHDRDNWLNPVKPFHRSSLISSFYKANLLRFLNNPHHFCFYSNKRFPFYAEKTRIDNYDLTYGQFLHISFIRNKIFSLCVGKKKHVFLERDTISPIESQVSDIFIPNDFPQSGDETYNLYKSQPLSTYCQPLSDMNLSDSEGKNLHQYLSFNSNMGLIHTPCSEKDLPSAKKRNLCLKKCVEKRQMYRAFQRDSAFSNLSKWNLFQTYMPWFLTSAGCKYINFILLDTFSDPLPILSSSHKFVSFFYDIMHGSDISWSILQIPLWAILPRWNLISEISSKCLQNLLLPEEMIHRNNESPVPLKWTHLRSPNAREFLYSILFLLLVAGYLVRTHLLFISRVSSELQTELEKIKSLMIPSYMIELRKLLDRYPPPELNSFWLKNLFLVALEQLGDSLEEIRSSASGGNMLLSGGPTYGVKSIRSKKKDLNINLIDIIYLISIIPNPINSITFSRNTRHLSRTSKEIYSLIRKNVNSDWIDDQIESWVANSDWIDDAEREFLVQFSTLTTEKRIDQILLSLTHSDHLSKNDSGYQMIEQPGSIYLRYLVDIQKRYLMNYEFNRSCLAERRIFLAHYQTITYSQTPCGANSSHFPSHGKPFSLRLALPPSRGILVIGFIGTGRSYFVKYRVTNSYVPFITVFPNKFLDDNQGYLIDDIDIEDRDDIDIDDRDDDDLDTELLTMPNVLTMYMTPKIDQFEITLPLELAKAMSPCIIWIPNIHDLYVNESNYLSLGLLVNHLPRDCERCSTRNILVIASTHIPQKVDPALIAPNKSNTCIKIRRLLIPQQRKHFFILSYTRGFRLEKKMSHTNGFGSITMGSNARDLVALTNEVLSISITQKKSIIDTNTIRSALHRQTWDLRSQVRSVQYHEILFYQIGRAVAQNVLLSNCSIDPISIYMKKKSCKEGDSYLSKWYFELGTSMKKLTILLYLLSCSAGSVAQDLWGPDEQNWITSYGFVENDSDLVHGLLESALVGYSRTECSQFDNDRVTLLLRSEPRNQLDMMQNGSCSIVDQRFLYEKYESGFEEGEGEGTLDLQQIKEDEDLFNHIVWAPRLWRPHGNLFDFIERPNKLGFPYWVRSFRDKRIIYHKEDKLQENDSEFLRSGTVQYQTRDRSSKEQGFFRISQFIWDPADQFFFLFKDQPFVSVFSRRESFADEEMSKGLITSQTNSPTSIYQRWLIKNTQEKHFELLIHRQRWLRTNTNSSLSNGSFRSNTLSESYQYLSNLFLSNNGTLLDQMTKTLLRKRWLFPDEMKHLIHAPGERFPIP